In one Candidatus Zixiibacteriota bacterium genomic region, the following are encoded:
- a CDS encoding OmpH family outer membrane protein, which yields MRSKKAFAIIIAALAGSFLLASAVSAQVGKYGYVDSDKIFAEYKAWVKAQEEFNTEYKAWDDEAKKMQKELEDMVVEYEKQKLILSAEKKKEREAQIEAKRSALDAYTKEIFGPAGTAERKNNELVRPLLEKINAAIERVATEGNYDFIYNSAGLAYAKKDYDVTDKVLQILEEE from the coding sequence ATGCGGAGTAAAAAGGCTTTTGCAATTATCATCGCCGCCCTGGCGGGTAGCTTTCTTCTGGCATCAGCCGTATCGGCACAGGTTGGAAAATATGGTTATGTCGATTCCGACAAGATTTTTGCCGAATACAAAGCCTGGGTGAAGGCGCAGGAAGAGTTCAATACCGAATATAAAGCTTGGGACGATGAAGCCAAGAAAATGCAAAAAGAGCTGGAAGATATGGTGGTGGAGTACGAAAAACAGAAACTGATTCTGTCGGCGGAGAAGAAGAAAGAGCGGGAAGCCCAGATCGAGGCTAAACGAAGCGCCCTTGATGCCTACACCAAGGAGATTTTTGGTCCTGCCGGCACAGCCGAACGCAAGAATAACGAACTGGTCCGCCCCCTGCTGGAGAAAATAAACGCTGCCATTGAGCGGGTGGCGACTGAAGGAAACTACGACTTTATTTACAACTCCGCAGGCCTTGCCTATGCCAAGAAAGACTATGATGTGACCGATAAAGTCCTCCAGATTCTTGAAGAGGAGTGA
- the lpxD gene encoding UDP-3-O-(3-hydroxymyristoyl)glucosamine N-acyltransferase, producing the protein MSFKLKELAELVEGELRGNPDTEINAAAPIDSARPGQITFLANSKYEPFLKTTAASAVVLHPDITYDRTASIRHPNPYYAFAIILDLLYPDDDYYRSGISPLAHLAPTAILGNDCSVGAFAIVGDQSSIGGDTVIMPSVFIGKNVAIGSHCKIYPNVSILDDTRIGDHVIIHSGTVIGSDGFGFARYPGGIKKVKQVGWVEIGNEVEIGANCGIDRGALGATRIGNGVKIDNLVQIAHNVQIGDYSIIVAQVGISGSTRLGKGVILAGQVGLVGHIEIGDGATVGAQSGVHKDIPAGKIYFGYPAREAMHTKRIEACLSRLPELFKRVRDLEDKI; encoded by the coding sequence TTGAGCTTCAAGCTTAAAGAACTGGCGGAACTGGTCGAAGGCGAACTGCGCGGTAATCCCGATACGGAAATAAATGCCGCCGCTCCTATCGATTCCGCCCGACCGGGGCAAATTACTTTTCTGGCAAACAGCAAATATGAACCGTTTTTGAAAACGACCGCCGCATCGGCGGTCGTTCTGCATCCAGATATAACTTACGACCGCACCGCTTCTATTCGACATCCCAACCCCTACTATGCCTTTGCCATCATTCTCGACCTTCTCTACCCCGATGATGATTACTACCGCTCCGGCATCTCTCCTTTGGCGCATCTGGCTCCTACTGCCATCCTCGGGAATGATTGCTCTGTCGGCGCTTTTGCCATAGTGGGTGACCAGAGCTCTATTGGGGGCGATACAGTCATCATGCCATCAGTCTTTATCGGCAAGAATGTCGCTATCGGCTCTCACTGCAAAATCTATCCCAATGTCTCTATCCTTGATGATACCCGTATTGGCGACCACGTCATTATTCATAGCGGCACTGTCATTGGTTCCGATGGCTTCGGTTTTGCGCGTTATCCCGGCGGCATTAAAAAAGTCAAACAGGTCGGCTGGGTTGAAATTGGCAACGAGGTCGAGATTGGCGCCAATTGTGGCATTGACCGGGGCGCTCTCGGCGCCACCAGGATAGGCAATGGGGTCAAGATTGATAATCTGGTACAGATTGCCCATAACGTGCAGATTGGAGATTACAGCATAATTGTCGCCCAGGTGGGAATCTCCGGTTCGACCAGGTTAGGAAAAGGGGTAATTCTAGCCGGACAGGTCGGATTGGTGGGGCATATTGAAATAGGCGATGGCGCTACTGTTGGCGCCCAGTCCGGGGTTCATAAAGATATCCCCGCCGGCAAAATCTATTTCGGTTACCCGGCGCGCGAAGCGATGCATACCAAGAGGATTGAAGCCTGCCTTTCGCGGCTGCCGGAACTTTTCAAACGAGTCCGCGACCTCGAAGATAAAATCTGA